A single genomic interval of Hoplias malabaricus isolate fHopMal1 chromosome 7, fHopMal1.hap1, whole genome shotgun sequence harbors:
- the LOC136702644 gene encoding E3 ubiquitin/ISG15 ligase TRIM25-like: MAEASISVDQDQFVCPVCLDLLKDPVAVPCGHSFCKVCINNCWDQEDQTGVYSCPQCRETFTLRPVLHRNNVITEVVEKLKMTELRAASPAHCYAEPGDVECDFCTGKKHKAVQSCLICVASLCEFHLKLHLEIPALIKHKLIKASSKLQEKICPQHDKLIEIYCRTDQTCICYLCTMHEHRGHDTVAAVAERAERQEGRGETEQRIQEKEKLLQKLKQAVNTLKSSAQTAVEDSERIFTELIRSIEERRSEVTELIRAQEKAELSRAEEHIQQLEQEISDLKRRDAELEQLSHTDDHIQFLQSLQALCVSSGSEHPPIFISQNLLFDEVSKSLSDLKKQLEQFCEEKLNTVSEQAAAVQILLSEPKTREHFLQNFCRLTLDPNTAQKNLIVSEDYSVVRYCQSVQVYSKHLERFDYYYQVLRKKSVSERCYWEVEVSSQNNVSIAVSYKKINRKAQGNDAWFGGNDQSWSLKCSSSLSFWHNNIKTEISVPSSCKIGVYVDHGAGTLSFYSVSDTMTLLHTIYTTFTQLLYAGFCVPAIKFSLQLCDPK, encoded by the exons ATGGCAGAGGCCAGTATTTCAGTCGATCAGGATCAGTTCGTGtgtccagtctgtttggatctGCTGAAGGATCCAGTGGCTGTTCCCTGTGGACACAGTTTCTGTAAGGTGTGTATTAACAACTGCTGGGATCAGGAGGATCAGACGGGAGTCTACAGCTGCCCCCAGTGCAGAGAGACCTTCACTTTGAGGCCTGTTCTACACAGAAACAATGTTATAACTGAAGTGGTGGAGAAACTGAAGATGACGGAACTCAGAGCTGCTTCTCCTGCTCACTGTTACGCTGAACCTGGAGATGTGGAGTGTGATTTCTGCACCGGGAAGAAACACAAAGCCGTCCAGTCCTGTCTGATTTGTGTGGCATCGCTTTGTGAATTTCACCTTAAACTTCATCTTGAAATTCCAGCCTTGATCAAGCACAAACTGATCAAAGCCTCCTCAAAACTACAAGAGAAGATCTGCCCTCAGCACGACAAACTGATAGAGATCTACTGTCGCACCGATCAAACATGCATCTGTTATTTGTGTACGATGCATGAACACAGAGGCCATGACACAGTGGCAGCTGTAGCAGAGAGAGCTGAGAGACAG GAGGGGCGAGGGGAAACAGAGCAGAGAATCCAGGAGAAAGAGAAGCTGCTGCAGAAGCTGAAACAGGCTGTAAACACTCTTAAG agctCTGCACAGACAGCGgtggaggacagtgagaggatcTTTACTGAACTGATCCGCTCCATTGAGGAAAGACGCTCTGAGGTAACAGAGCTGATCAGAGCTCAGGAGAAGGCTGAACTGAGTCGAGCTGAAGAACACATTCAACAGCTGGAGCAGGAGATCTCTGATCTAAAGAGGAGAGACGCTGAGCTGGAGCAGctttcacacacagacgatcacaTCCAATTCCTCCAG AGTCTGCAGGCTCTTTGTGTCTCTTCTGGATCTGAGCACCCCCCCATCTTCATCAGTCAAAATCTCTTGTTTGACGAAGTGAGCAAATCTCTCTCTGACCTTAAAAAGCAACTGGAACAATTCTGTGAAGAGAAACTCAACACAGTCTCTGAACAAG CTGCAGCCGTTCAGATTTTACTCTCAGAACCAAAAACCAGAGAACATTTTCTACAAA ATTTCTGTCGACTGACTCTGGATCCCAACACAGCTCAGAAAAACCTCATTGTGTCTGAGGACTACAGTGTGGTCAGATATTGCCAGAGTGTCCAGGTGTACTCAAAACATCTGGAAAGATTTGACTACTATTATCAGGTTCTGAGAAAGAAGAGTGTGAGTGaacgctgttactgggaggttGAGGTGAGCAGTCAGAACAATGTTTCCATAGCCGTCTCATATAAAAAGATCAACAGGAAAGCACAAGGTAATGATGCTTGGTTTGGAGGTAATGATCAGTCCTGGAGTCTGAAGtgttcttcctctctgtctttctggcACAACAACATTAAGACTGAGATCTCAGTTCCATCCTCCTGCAAAATAGGAGTGTATGTGGATCATGGTGCAGgaactctgtccttctacagcgtCTCTGACACAATGACCCTCCTACACACCATCTACACCACCTTCACTCAGCTGCTCTACGCTGGGTTCTGCGTTCCTGCTATTAAGTTCTCTTTGCAGTTGTGTGATCCAAAATGA
- the LOC136702393 gene encoding E3 ubiquitin/ISG15 ligase TRIM25-like, with protein sequence MADASISVDQDQFVCPVCLDLLKDPVTVPCGHSFCKVCINNCWDQEDQTGVYSCPQCRETFTLRPVLRRNNVIAEVVEKLKKTELRAASPAHCYAGPGDVECDFCTGRKHKAVQSCLICVASLCEFHLKPHLEIPALIKHKLVKASSKLQEKICPQHDKLIEIYCRTDQTCICYLCTMHEHRGHDTVAAVAERAERQSELKEGRGETEQRIQEKEKLLQKLKQAVNTLKSSAQTAVEDSERIFTELIRSIEERRSEVTELIRAQEKAELSRAEEHIQQLEQEISDLKRRDTELEQLSHTDDHIQFLQSLQALCVSSGSEHPPIFINQNLLFDEVSKSLSELKKQLEQFCEEKLNTVSEQAATVQIVLSEPQTREHFLQYFCRLTLDPNTAQKNLVLSEDNREVSCTDSVQPYSDHPERFDYFYQVLSQESVSGCCYFEVELSGTSYDFVSVSYKKINRKGHGNDAWFGGNNQSWSLRFSTSLSFWHNNIETKISAPSSSRIGVYVDHGAGTLSFYSVSDTMNLLHTVHTTFTQPLYAGIRFYYNDYTVKFCDPI encoded by the exons ATGGCAGATGCCAGTATTTCAGTTGATCAGGATCAGTTTGTGtgtccagtctgtttggatctGCTGAAGGATCCAGTGACTGTTCCCTGTGGACACAGTTTCTGTAAGGTGTGTATTAACAACTGCTGGGATCAGGAGGATCAGACGGGAGTCTACAGCTGCCCCCAGTGCAGAGAGACCTTCACTTTGAGGCCTGTTCTACGCAGAAACAATGTTATAGCTGAAGTGGTGGAGAAACTGAAGAAGACGGAGCTCAGAGCTGCTTCTCCTGCTCACTGTTACGCTGGACCTGGAGATGTGGAGTGTGATTTCTGCACCGGGAGGAAACACAAAGCCGTCCAGTCCTGTCTGATTTGTGTGGCATCGCTTTGTGAATTTCACCTTAAACCTCATCTTGAAATTCCAGCCTTGATCAAGCACAAACTGGTCAAAGCCTCCTCAAAACTACAAGAGAAGATCTGCCCTCAGCACGACAAACTGATAGAGATCTACTGTCGCACCGATCAAACATGCATCTGTTATTTGTGTACGATGCACGAACACAGAGGCCATGACACAGTGGCAGCTGTAGCAGAGAGAGCTGAGAGACAG AGTGAGTTAAAGGAGGGGCGAGGGGAAACAGAGCAGAGAATCCAGGAGAAAGAGAAGCTGCTGCAGAAGCTGAAACAGGCTGTAAACACTCTTAAG agctCTGCACAGACAGCGgtggaggacagtgagaggatcTTTACTGAACTGATCCGCTCCATTGAGGAAAGACGCTCTGAGGTAACAGAGCTGATCAGAGCTCAGGAGAAGGCTGAACTGAGTCGAGCTGAAGAACACATTCAACAACTGGAGCAGGAGATCTCTGATCTAAAGAGGAGAGACACTGAGCTGGAGCAGctttcacacacagacgatcacaTCCAATTCCTCCAG AGTCTGCAGGCTCTTTGTGTCTCTTCTGGATCTGAGCACCCCCCCATCTTCATCAATCAAAATCTCTTGTTTGACGAAGTGAGCAAATCTCTCTCTGAACTGAAAAAGCAACTGGAACAATTCTGTGAAGAGAAACTCAACACAGTCTCTGAACAAG CTGCAACCGTTCAGATTGTACTCTCGGAACCACAAACCAGAGAACATTTTCTACAGT ATTTCTGTCGACTGACTCTGGATCCCAACACAGCTCAGAAAAACCTTGTTCTGTCTGAGGACAACAGAGAGGTCAGCTGCACTGACTCTGTCCAACCATACTCTGACCATCCAGAGAGATTTGACTACTTTTATCAGGTTCTGAGTCAGGAGAGTGTGAGTGGATGCTGTTACTTTGAGGTTGAGTTGAGTGGGACAAGCTATGATTTTGTATCAGTCTCGTATAAAAAGATCAACAGGAAAGGACATGGCAATGATGCTTGGTTTGGAGGTAATAATCAGTCCTGGAGTCTGCGGTTTTctacctccctctctttctggcACAACAACATTGAGACTAAGATCTCAGCCCCGTCCTCCTCCAGAATAGGAGTGTATGTGGATCACGGCGCAGgaactctgtccttctacagcgtCTCTGACACAATGAACCTCCTTCACACCGTCCACACCACCTTCACTCAGCCGCTCTACGCTGGGATccgtttttattataatgactaCACTGTGAAGTTCTGTGATCCAATATGA
- the LOC136702093 gene encoding E3 ubiquitin/ISG15 ligase TRIM25-like: MAEASISVDQDQFVCPVCLGLLKDPVTIPCGHSFCKVCINKCWDQEDQTGVYSCLQCRETFAPRPVLCRNNVIAEVVEKLKKTELRAASPAHCYAEPGDVECDFCTGRKHKAVQSCLICVASLCEFHLKPHLEIPALIKHKLVKASPKLQEKICPQHDKLMEIYCRTDQTCICYLCTMHEHRGHDTVAAVAERAERQSQLKEGRGETEQRIQEKEKLLQKLKQAVNTLKSSAQTAVEDSERIFTELIRSIEERRSEVTELIRAQEKAELSRAEEHIQQLEQEISDLKRRDTELEQLSHTDDHIQFLQSLQAFCVSSGSEDSSNIFIRRSPSFNEVSKSLSEMKNQLEQFCEEKLNTVSEQAAAVQILLSEPRTREDFLQHFCRLTLDPNTAQENLILSENNSVVSHCQSVQPYLKHLERFDYYYQVLSKESVSGRCYWEVELSNNKRVYIAVSYKGINRKGQGNNVWFGGNDHSWSLQCSSSLSFFHNNIKTKISAPSSSRIGVYVDHGAGTLSFYSVSDTMNLLHTVHTTFTQPLYAGFWIHHTGSTVKFCDPI, encoded by the exons ATGGCAGAGGCCAGTATTTCAGTCGATCAGGATCAGTTCGTgtgtccagtctgtttgggtctGCTGAAGGATCCAGTGACTATTCCCTGTGGACACAGTTTCTGTAAGGTGTGTATTAACAAATGCTGGGATCAGGAGGATCAGACGGGAGTCTACAGCTGCCTCCAGTGCAGAGAGACGTTTGCTCCAAGGCCTGTTCTATGCAGAAACAATGTTATAGCTGAAGTGGTGGAGAAACTGAAGAAGACGGAGCTCAGAGCTGCTTCTCCTGCTCACTGTTACGCTGAACCTGGAGATGTGGAGTGTGATTTCTGCACCGGGAGGAAACACAAAGCCGTCCAGTCCTGTCTGATTTGTGTGGCATCGCTTTGTGAGTTTCACCTTAAACCTCATCTTGAAATTCCAGCCTTGATCAAGCACAAACTGGTCAAAGCCTCCCCAAAACTACAAGAGAAGATCTGCCCTCAGCACGACAAACTGATGGAGATCTACTGTCGCACCGACCAAACGTGCATCTGTTACTTGTGTACGATGCACGAACACAGAGGCCATGACACAGTGGCAGCTGTAGCAGAGAGAGCTGAGAGACAG AGTCAGTTAAAGGAGGGGCGAGGGGAAACAGAGCAGAGAATCCAGGAGAAAGAGAAGCTGCTGCAGAAGCTGAAACAGGCTGTAAACACTCTTAAG agctCTGCACAGACAGCGgtggaggacagtgagaggatcTTTACTGAACTGATCCGCTCCATTGAGGAAAGACGCTCTGAGGTAACAGAGCTGATCAGAGCTCAGGAGAAGGCTGAACTGAGTCGAGCTGAAGAACACATTCAACAGCTGGAGCAGGAGATCTCTGATCTAAAGAGGAGAGACACTGAGCTGGAGCAGctttcacacacagacgatcacaTCCAATTCCTCCAG AGTCTACAGGCTTTTTGTGTTTCTTCTGGATCTGAGGACTCCTCCAACATCTTCATCCGTCGAAGTCCCTCATTTAATGAAGTGAGCAAATCTCTCTCTGAAATGAAAAATCAACTGGAACAATTCTGTGAAGAGAAACTCAACACAGTCTCTGAACAAG CTGCAGCCGTTCAGATTTTACTCTCAGAGCCAAGAACCAGAGAAGATTTTCTTCAAC ATTTCTGTCGATTGACTCTGGATCCAAACACAGCTCAGGAAAACCTCATTCTGTCTGAGAACAACAGCGTGGTCAGTCATTGCCAGAGTGTCCAGCCGTACTTAAAACATCTAGAGAGATTTGACTACTATTATCAGGTTCTAAGTAAGGAGAGTGTGagtggacgctgttactgggaggttGAGTTGAGCAATAACAAACGTGTTTACATAGCAGTCTCGTATAAAGGGATCAACAGGAAAGGACAAGGTAATAATGTTTGGTTTGGAGGTAATGATCATTCCTGGAGTCTGCAgtgttcttcctctctctcgttctttcaCAACAACATTAAGACTAAGATCTCAGCCCCGTCCTCCTCCAGAATAGGAGTGTATGTGGATCACGGTGCAGGAACCCTGTCCTTCTACAGCGTCTCTGACACAATGAACCTCCTTCACACCGTCCACACCACCTTCACTCAGCCGCTCTACGCTGGGTTCTGGATTCATCATACTGGCTCCACTGTGAAGTTCTGTGATCCAATATGA
- the LOC136702392 gene encoding tripartite motif-containing protein 16-like isoform X1 — MAEASISVDQDQFVCPVCLDLLKDPVTVPCGHSFCKVCINNCWDQEDQTGVYSCPQCRVTFTTRPVLCRNNVIADVVEKLKKTELGAASPAHYYAGPGDVECDFCTGRKHKAVQSCLICVASLCEFHLKPHLEIPALIKHKLIKASSKLQEKICPQHDKLMEIYCRTDQTCICYLCTMHEHRGHDTVAAVAERAERQRCSIKCSQSELKEGRGESEQRIQEKEKLLQKLKQAVNTLKSSAQTAVEDSERIFTELIRSIEERRSEVTELIRAQEKAELSRAEEHIQQLEQEISDLKRRDTELEQLSHTDDHIQFLQSLQALCVSSGSEDSSNIFIRQSPSFNEVSKSLSELKNQLEQFCEEKLNTVSEQAAAVQILLSEPQTREDFLQHFCRLTLDPNTAQKYLLLSEDNREVSSTKCVQPYSDHPERFEHYYQVLSKESVSGRCYWEVELSSKSYVYIAVSYKEINRKGQGNNVWFGGNDQSWSLECSTSFSLFHNNIKTKISAPSSSRIGVYVDHGAGTLSFYSVSDTMTLLHTVHTTFTQPLYAGILIYYTGPSVKFCDPI; from the exons ATGGCAGAGGCCAGTATTTCAGTCGATCAGGATCAGTTCGTGtgtccagtctgtttggatctGCTGAAGGATCCAGTGACTGTTCCCTGTGGACACAGCTTCTGTAAGGTTTGTATTAACAACTGCTGGGATCAGGAGGATCAGACGGGAGTCTACAGCTGTCCCCAGTGCAGAGTGACCTTCACTACGAGGCCTGTTCTATGCAGAAACAATGTTATAGCTGACGTGGTGGAGAAACTGAAGAAGACGGAGCTCGGAGCTGCTTCTCCTGCTCACTATTACGCTGGACCTGGAGATGTGGAGTGTGATTTCTGCACCGGGAGGAAACACAAAGCCGTCCAGTCCTGTCTGATTTGTGTGGCATCACTTTGTGAATTTCACCTTAAACCTCATCTTGAAATTCCAGCCTTGATCAAGCACAAACTGATCAAAGCCTCCTCTAAACTACAAGAGAAGATCTGCCCTCAGCACGACAAACTGATGGAGATCTACTGTCGCACCGATCAAACATGCATCTGTTATTTGTGTACAATGCACGAACACAGAGGCCATGACACAGTGGCAGCTGTAGCAGAGAGAGCTGAGAGACAG AGATGTTCAATAAAATGTTCTCAGAGTGAGTTAAAGGAGGGGCGAGGAGAATCAGAGCAGAGAATCCAGGAGAAAGAGAAGCTGCTGCAGAAGCTGAAACAGGCTGTAAACACTCTTAAG agctCTGCACAGACAGCGgtggaggacagtgagaggatcTTTACTGAACTGATCCGCTCCATTGAGGAAAGACGCTCTGAGGTAACAGAGCTGATCAGAGCTCAGGAGAAGGCTGAACTGAGTCGAGCTGAAGAACACATTCAACAACTGGAGCAGGAGATCTCTGATCTAAAGAGGAGAGACACTGAGCTGGAGCAGctttcacacacagacgatcacaTCCAATTCCTCCAG AGTCTACAGGCTCTTTGTGTCTCTTCTGGATCTGAGGACTCCTCCAACATCTTCATCCGTCAAAGTCCCTCATTTAATGAAGTGAGCAAATCTCTCTCTGAACTGAAAAATCAACTGGAACAATTCTGTGAAGAGAAACTCAACACAGTCTCTGAACAAG CTGCAGCCGTTCAGATTTTACTCTCGGAACCACAAACGAGAGAAGATTTTCTACAAC ATTTCTGTCGACTGACTCTGGATCCCAACACAGCTCAGAAATACCTCCTTCTGTCTGAGGACAACAGAGAGGTCAGCAGCACTAAGTGTGTCCAACCGTACTCTGACCATCCAGAGAGATTTGAACACTATTATCAGGTTCTAAGTAAGGAGAGTGTGagtggacgctgttactgggaggttGAGTTGAGCAGTAAGAGCTATGTTTACATAGCAGTCTCGTATAAAGAGATCAACAGGAAAGGACAAGGAAATAATGTTTGGTTTGGAGGTAATGATCAGTCCTGGAGTCTGGAGTGTtctacctctttctctctgtttcacaACAACATTAAGACTAAGATCTCAGCCCCGTCCTCCTCCAGAATAGGAGTGTATGTGGATCACGGCGCAGgaactctgtccttctacagcgtCTCTGACACAATGACCCTCCTTCACACCGTCCACACCACCTTCACTCAGCCGCTCTACGCTGGGATCCTGATTTATTATACGGGCCCCTCTGTAAAGTTCTGTGATCCAATATGA
- the LOC136702392 gene encoding tripartite motif-containing protein 16-like isoform X2 produces the protein MAEASISVDQDQFVCPVCLDLLKDPVTVPCGHSFCKVCINNCWDQEDQTGVYSCPQCRVTFTTRPVLCRNNVIADVVEKLKKTELGAASPAHYYAGPGDVECDFCTGRKHKAVQSCLICVASLCEFHLKPHLEIPALIKHKLIKASSKLQEKICPQHDKLMEIYCRTDQTCICYLCTMHEHRGHDTVAAVAERAERQSELKEGRGESEQRIQEKEKLLQKLKQAVNTLKSSAQTAVEDSERIFTELIRSIEERRSEVTELIRAQEKAELSRAEEHIQQLEQEISDLKRRDTELEQLSHTDDHIQFLQSLQALCVSSGSEDSSNIFIRQSPSFNEVSKSLSELKNQLEQFCEEKLNTVSEQAAAVQILLSEPQTREDFLQHFCRLTLDPNTAQKYLLLSEDNREVSSTKCVQPYSDHPERFEHYYQVLSKESVSGRCYWEVELSSKSYVYIAVSYKEINRKGQGNNVWFGGNDQSWSLECSTSFSLFHNNIKTKISAPSSSRIGVYVDHGAGTLSFYSVSDTMTLLHTVHTTFTQPLYAGILIYYTGPSVKFCDPI, from the exons ATGGCAGAGGCCAGTATTTCAGTCGATCAGGATCAGTTCGTGtgtccagtctgtttggatctGCTGAAGGATCCAGTGACTGTTCCCTGTGGACACAGCTTCTGTAAGGTTTGTATTAACAACTGCTGGGATCAGGAGGATCAGACGGGAGTCTACAGCTGTCCCCAGTGCAGAGTGACCTTCACTACGAGGCCTGTTCTATGCAGAAACAATGTTATAGCTGACGTGGTGGAGAAACTGAAGAAGACGGAGCTCGGAGCTGCTTCTCCTGCTCACTATTACGCTGGACCTGGAGATGTGGAGTGTGATTTCTGCACCGGGAGGAAACACAAAGCCGTCCAGTCCTGTCTGATTTGTGTGGCATCACTTTGTGAATTTCACCTTAAACCTCATCTTGAAATTCCAGCCTTGATCAAGCACAAACTGATCAAAGCCTCCTCTAAACTACAAGAGAAGATCTGCCCTCAGCACGACAAACTGATGGAGATCTACTGTCGCACCGATCAAACATGCATCTGTTATTTGTGTACAATGCACGAACACAGAGGCCATGACACAGTGGCAGCTGTAGCAGAGAGAGCTGAGAGACAG AGTGAGTTAAAGGAGGGGCGAGGAGAATCAGAGCAGAGAATCCAGGAGAAAGAGAAGCTGCTGCAGAAGCTGAAACAGGCTGTAAACACTCTTAAG agctCTGCACAGACAGCGgtggaggacagtgagaggatcTTTACTGAACTGATCCGCTCCATTGAGGAAAGACGCTCTGAGGTAACAGAGCTGATCAGAGCTCAGGAGAAGGCTGAACTGAGTCGAGCTGAAGAACACATTCAACAACTGGAGCAGGAGATCTCTGATCTAAAGAGGAGAGACACTGAGCTGGAGCAGctttcacacacagacgatcacaTCCAATTCCTCCAG AGTCTACAGGCTCTTTGTGTCTCTTCTGGATCTGAGGACTCCTCCAACATCTTCATCCGTCAAAGTCCCTCATTTAATGAAGTGAGCAAATCTCTCTCTGAACTGAAAAATCAACTGGAACAATTCTGTGAAGAGAAACTCAACACAGTCTCTGAACAAG CTGCAGCCGTTCAGATTTTACTCTCGGAACCACAAACGAGAGAAGATTTTCTACAAC ATTTCTGTCGACTGACTCTGGATCCCAACACAGCTCAGAAATACCTCCTTCTGTCTGAGGACAACAGAGAGGTCAGCAGCACTAAGTGTGTCCAACCGTACTCTGACCATCCAGAGAGATTTGAACACTATTATCAGGTTCTAAGTAAGGAGAGTGTGagtggacgctgttactgggaggttGAGTTGAGCAGTAAGAGCTATGTTTACATAGCAGTCTCGTATAAAGAGATCAACAGGAAAGGACAAGGAAATAATGTTTGGTTTGGAGGTAATGATCAGTCCTGGAGTCTGGAGTGTtctacctctttctctctgtttcacaACAACATTAAGACTAAGATCTCAGCCCCGTCCTCCTCCAGAATAGGAGTGTATGTGGATCACGGCGCAGgaactctgtccttctacagcgtCTCTGACACAATGACCCTCCTTCACACCGTCCACACCACCTTCACTCAGCCGCTCTACGCTGGGATCCTGATTTATTATACGGGCCCCTCTGTAAAGTTCTGTGATCCAATATGA